In Cutaneotrichosporon cavernicola HIS019 DNA, chromosome: 1, one DNA window encodes the following:
- a CDS encoding uncharacterized protein (Dehydrogenases with different specificities (related to short-chain alcohol dehydrogenases)), whose protein sequence is MTKPRAYLVTGASNGIGAAIAALLLAQGHTVLNVDLKPPSLPPSGMVCFQAELSDEQQTKEIAARLASEYAIIGLVNNAGATRPGTAESATLDSLDFVCNLHLKASLIFIQAALPAMKEAGFGRIVMLASRAALGKPNRVVYSATKAGMIGMARTLAMELGVHGITVNSVAPGPIATELFMSSNPPGAPTTQAIINSTVCKRLGTPEDVARAAAFFLDEANGFVTGQVMYVCGGTTLGVAPV, encoded by the coding sequence ATGACCAAGCCCCGCGCCTACCTCGTAACGGGAGCGAGCAACGGCATCGGTGCGGCCAtcgcggccctcctcctcgctcaaGGACACACAGTCCTCAATGTAGACCTGAAGCcgccctccctccccccttccGGGATGGTCTGTTTCCAAGCCGAGCTCTCGGACGAGCAGCAGACCAAGGAAATTGCTGCCCGTCTTGCGTCCGAATACGCCATCATTGGGCTAGTCAACAACGccggcgcgacgcgaccTGGAACAGCCGAGAGTGCGACTCTCGACTCGCTCGACTTTGTCtgcaacctccacctcaaAGCGAGCCTGATCTTCATCCAAGCCGCCCTTCCCGCAATGAAGGAAGCCGGATTCGGGCGTATCGTCATgctcgcctcgcgcgctGCTCTCGGTAAACCGAACCGCGTCGTCTACTCGGCCACCAAGGCCGGTATGATTGGCATGGCGCGAACGCTGGCTATGGAACTCGGCGTGCATGGCATCACGGTCAACTCTGTTGCTCCGGGGCCGATTGCCACCGAACTGTTCATGAGCTCGAATCCACCAGGTGCGCCCACCACGCAGGCCATCATCAACTCGACAGTGTGTAAGCGCCTCGGGACGCCAGAGGACGTGGCGCGCGCAGCGGCAttcttcctcgacgaggctaATGGGTTCGTCACTGGCCAGGTCATGTATGTGTGTGGCGGGACGACGCTGGGCGTCGCGCCGGTGTAG
- a CDS encoding uncharacterized protein (Uncharacterized protein family UPF0004), protein MPRLLASIGRIPRPVVAARAYATAAVTAQASSSASTSSSAPSKAKAKGRRLVFNNRHGPGLAHFLSDSLVPDPLALNATPDEVPYLSVNDWGEGRSYYIEVYGCQMNVNDTEVLMSVLNKSGYRQTKELADADIIFLMTCAVRDNAEQRVWGRLGDLKGRRTKMDNARAPTVGVLGCMAERLKEELLDRGADVVCGPDAYRSLPRLLSLRALGADGVANVMLSADETYADITPVRMNDKNPHSAYVSIMRGCNNMCSFCIVPFTRGTERSRDIDSVVAEVRRLAAAGVKEVTLLGQNVNSYRDTSDSAAYSLPEESGALSEGFQTIYRGKEGGRRFADLVAAVAEVDPELRVRFTSPHPKDFPDELLAVIRDYPNVCRRVHLPLQSGSTTTLERMRRGYSREAFTRLAKHIRETIPDVALSTDVIAGFCGETEAEHVETVEVMREVGFETAFMFAYSMREKTHAHRKYADDVSQPDKDRRLQEIMRAFFERAAERNAAAIGSLQLVLYSGISKGRHAGTDDGGRRVFMADGECVDDLKPGDYVAVRINSSSATSLTGTALEITTLQRFYQENPQPIGAPLAIS, encoded by the coding sequence ATGCCCCGCCTCCTAGCCTCCATCGGGAGGATACCGCGTCCAGTCGTTGCGGCTCGCGCTTACGCAACTGCAGCAGTTACCGCGCaagcctcctcctctgcttCCACCTCATCATCCGCACCGTCAAAGGCAAAGGCTAAAGGCCGCCGTCTTGTCTTCAACAACCGCCACGGGCCTGGCCTAGCGCACTTTCTCTCCGACTCGCTCGTTCCCGACCCCCTAGCCCTTAATGCTACTCCCGACGAGGTCCCGTACCTCTCCGTCAACGACTGGGGAGAGGGCCGCAGCTACTACATCGAGGTATATGGGTGCCAGATGAACGTGAACGACACTGAGGTGCTCATGTCCGTCCTTAACAAGAGCGGGTACAGGCAGACGAAAGAGCTGGCCGACGCAGACATCATCTTCCTGATGACGTGCGCCGTGCGTGACAATGCAGAGCAGCGCGTGTGgggccgcctcggcgacctcaaAGGTCGCCGGACAAAGATGGATAATGCCCGGGCGCCAACAGTCGGTGTGCTTGGATGCATGGCCGAAcgcctcaaggaggagcttCTCGACCGTGGTGCAGATGTCGTCTGCGGCCCAGACGCTTACCGCTCTCTGCCCCGCCTTCTCTCCCTTCGCGCCCTGGGCGCTGACGGCGTCGCCAACGTCATGCTTTCGGCAGACGAGACGTATGCCGATATCACCCCGGTGCGCATGAACGACAAGAACCCCCACAGCGCATATGTGAGCATCATGCGCGGGTGCAATAATATGTGCTCGTTCTGCATCGTGCCATTTACGCGTGGGACAGAACGATCCCGCGACATTGACAGTGTCGTGGCTGAGGTGCGTCGCCTCGCTGCTGCCGGTGTCAAGGAGGTGACGCTGCTGGGGCAGAACGTCAATTCGTACCGCGACACGTCGGACAGTGCGGCGTATTCTCTTCCAGAAGAGAGTGGGGCACTCTCTGAGGGCTTCCAGACCATCTACCGtggcaaggagggcggaCGACGCtttgccgacctcgtcgcagccgtcgccgaggtcgaccccgagctcCGCGTCCGCTTCACGTCTCCGCACCCAAAGGACTTCCCAGATGAACTGCTCGCCGTGATTCGTGACTACCCAAACGTGTGTCGGCGTGTGCACCTCCCATTACAAAGCGGAAGCACGACCACGCTTGAGCGCATGCGCCGCGGATACAGCCGCGAGGCATTTACTCGCTTGGCCAAGCATATCCGCGAAACGATCCCCGACGTCGCGCTGTCGACAGACGTGATCGCCGGCTTCTGCGGGGAGACTGAGGCTGAGCACGTCGAAACCGTTGAAGTCatgcgcgaggtcggctTTGAGACTGCCTTCATGTTCGCATACAGCATGCGCGAGAAAACACACGCCCACCGCAAGTatgccgacgacgtgtCCCAGCCCGACAAGGATCGCCGCTTGCAAGAGATCATGCGCGCGTTTTTTgagcgcgcggccgagcgCAACGCCGCGGCTATCGGCAGCCTCCAGCTCGTACTGTACTCTGGGATCAGCAAGGGCAGGCACGCTGgcaccgacgacggcggccgccgcgtGTTCATGGCGGACGGTGAGtgcgtcgacgacctcaagcCGGGCGACTACGTCGCTGTCCGCATCAATAGCTCGTCGGCAACTAGCCTCACTGGCACCGCGCTCGAGATCACAACCCTCCAGCGCTTCTACCAGGAGAACCCGCAACCCATTGGTGCGCCGCTTGCCATCTCATAG
- a CDS encoding uncharacterized protein (Major Facilitator Superfamily) — protein MSHPAEEKGPIVLEHDNHDVEHITGRRHSHIDKGPGHIDVHEVDENELDKAEDAIVAEHEFTPQEYKRVRWKIDLILMPVLMIIYGLQFADKTSLAAGVVFGLREDTGLVGNHYADLTTYFYIGYLVAQVPMGFVLQRFPLGKALSVCVIIWGAMVMVLGACNNYWQLSLVRVLLGWFESVVTPGFAVLTASWYLRREQTLRQSMYYTMNTLFGMIFGIGNYKIAERQLAKGGLAPWRVINLFLGGVTVGMGLICFAIIGTPKEVWWLSKREKRMAHARIISNGTGGGEHHPWRWSQVLECFKDPQFYMGFLGNLLCTIPNGAITTFNTLLLKSFGYSNLEAIIWLFPGYAVQSGLVLIAGILVFYKPKLRFPIIFVCQIVSIFVFLFVGLGGQHPDTISNKQRFIVFCFVSLFAIPLFMMWPLMSINVAGRTKKTFNAAMLLVAYCVGNIIGSQVMRPNDAPLYLKGLTVIAIMIGVNTVNFGVWWWYYWSTNRKRERAFIASGVSMEQRELENRIAGETDLTDRENPHFRYLC, from the exons ATGTCGCACCCAGCCGAAGAGAAGGGCCccatcgtcctcgagcacgacaACCATGATGTCGAACACATCACgggccgccgccactcCCACATCGACAAGGGCCCGGGACACATTGACGTCCACGAAGTCGATGAGAACGAACTCGACAAAGCAGAGGACGCCATTGTCGCCGAACATGAGTTTAC ACCTCAGGAATACAAGCGCGTGCGCTGGAAGATCGACTTGATCCTCATGCCCGTGCTCATGATCATTTACGGACTGCAGTTTGCCGACAAGACGTCTCTTGCTGCTGGCGTCGTGTTTGGTTTGCGCGAGGATACGGGCCTGGTCGGGAACCACTACGCCGACCTTACGACGTACTTTTACATTGGATACCTCGTCGCACAGGTACCGATGGGCTTTGTGCTGCAGCGCTTCCCGCTCGGAAAGGCACTCTCGGTCTGTGTGATTATCTGGGGCGCAATGGTCATGGTCCTCGGCGCGTGTAACAATTACTGGCAGCTGTCGCTCGTAcgtgtcctcctcggaTGGTTCGAGTCGGTTGTCACCCCCGGATTCGCCGTCCTCACCGCATCGTGGTACCTCCGCCGCGAACAGACTCTGCGCCAGAGCATGTACTACACCATGAACACTCTTTTCG GCATGATTTTCGGTATCGGAAACTACAAGATTGCCGAGAGGCAGCTGGCCAAGGGTGGCCTCGCACCTTGGCGTGTGAtcaacctcttcctcggtgGCGTGACTGTTGGAATGGGCCTCATCTGCTTCGCCATCATCGGCACACCCAAGGAAGTCTGGTGGCTCAGCAAGCGTGAGAAGCGTATGGCCCACGCCCGCATCATCAGCAACGGTAccggtggtggcgagcaCCACCCGTGGCGCTGGAGCCAGGTCCTCGAATGTTTCAAGGACCCTCAATTCTACATGGGTTTCCTCGGAAACTTGCTCTGCACCATCCCCAACGGCGCCATCACCACCTTCAACACTCTCCTGCTCAAGTCGTTCGGCTACTCCAACCTCGAAGCAATCATCTGGCTTTTCCCCGGCTACGCTGTCCAGTCTggtctcgtcctcatcgccgGTATTCTCGTCTTCTACAAGCCCAAACTCCGTTTCCCTATCATCTTCGTATGCCAAATCGTCTCCATTTTCGTCTTCCTTTTCGTCGGATTGGGCGGCCAACACCCCGACACAATCTCCAACAAACAACGCTTCATCGTCTTCTGCTTCGTCTCTCTCTTCGCCATCCCTCTATTCATGATGTGGCCTCTCATGTCCATCAACGTCGCTGGCCGCACAAAAAAGACCTTCAACGCCGCCATGCTTCTCGTCGCCTACTGCGTTGGCAACATCATTGGATCGCAGGTCATGCGTCCCAATGACGCCCCACTTTACCTCAAGGGTCTGACTGTTATTGCGATTATGATCGGCGTCAACACGGTTAACTTTGGCGTTTGGTGGTGGTACTACTGGAGCACGAACCggaagcgcgagcgcgcatTTATTGCTTCCGGCGTGTCGATGGAGCAGCGCGAACTCGAGAACCGTATTGCGGGAGAGACGGACCTCACAGACCGCGAGAACCCCCACTTCCGCTACCTGTGCTAA
- the TIP41 gene encoding uncharacterized protein (TIP41-like family), producing the protein MSNIPPAAAVPGPLLSPSYKLEQGKLGSEMRIGNWTIRSVKTAILNGKEIDAVEKELCLPLPEMTFGNNGLDLMHQGVRIKFDGISALRQVAVGEGWEERVGGGVLVSMADSWSQRSASSALSDVPLSTKPVRPHDWTFSTTYAGTVTGSTFEPSETARIPMQLLARQDPVLDRILFYEDVGLFHDELHDHGESIMNVRLRVMPHSLFLLSRLFVRVDNVLFRIFDVRMYHAFESDEVVRECTGLEGDYDEVKKYLEKPSELAPLTDPNWVYGVLQKIAAKRDDNQADQAVQTQPATQRTQAPWTQTTAAPRASSAAPRETSAPIASRPSLSNSPSSSKKPWPGLGRRVHVLRLPGTDTGLASAQAGLRDLNLEP; encoded by the exons ATGAGCAACATAccccccgccgccgctgtgCCAGGCCCCTTGTTATCGCCATCCTACAAACTGGAACAGGGCAAGTTGGGCTCCGAGATGCGTATTGGCAACTGGACGATCCGGAGTGTCAAGACGGCCATCCTGAACGGCAAGGAGATTGACGC agTGGAGAAGGAACTATgtctccctcttcctgaGATGACGTTTGGGAACAACGGTCTCGACCTGATGCACCAAGGTGTGAGGATCAAGTTTGATGGCATTTCGGCACTGCGCCAagtcgccgtcggcgagggatgggaggagagggtgggaggaggcgtcCTCGTGTCGATGGCAGATAGTTGGAGCCAGCG GtcggcatcctcggccCTCTCAGACGTTCCACTCAGCACTAAGCCCGTAAGGCCACACGACTGGACTTTCAGCACAACCTACGCCGGCACCGTCACTGGCTCAACT TTTGAACCGTCGGAAACGGCTCGGATTCCAATGCAACTCCTGGCACGGCAGGATCCGGTGCTTGACCGGATTTTGTTTTATGAGGATGTGGGCTTGTTCCATGACGAGCTGCACGACCACGGCGAGTCTATCATGAATGTCCGCCTC CGCGTCATGCCTCATTCATTGTTCCTCCTCTCGAGGCTGTTTGTGCGCGTCGATAATGTCCTCTTCAGGATATTCGATGTGCGCATGTACCATGCCTTTGAGTcggacgaggtcgtgcgcGAATGTACGGGACTAGAGGGCGACTatgacgaggtcaagaagtACCTTGAGAAACCGAGTGAACTTGCGCCCCTCACGGACCCGAATTGGGTTTATGGCGTGTTGCAGAAGATTGCTGCCAAGCGGGACGACAATCAAGCGGACCAAGCGGTACAAACACAGCCAGCCACACAGCGCACACAAGCACCGTGGACACAGACCACAGCGGCGCCGCGGGCAAGCAGTGCCGCACCACGCGAGACGTCTGCACCCATTGCGAGCAGACCCAGCTTATCCAACTCGCCGAGCAGTAGCAAGAAGCCGTGGCCGGGGctcgggcggcgcgtgcacgtcctccgcctccctGGCACCGACACCGGGCTCGCATCCGCACAGGCCGGTTTGCgcgacctcaacctcgagccTTGA
- the IDH1 gene encoding uncharacterized protein (Isocitrate/isopropylmalate dehydrogenase): MITPSIRASASGALRTAAAAAQRAPVARGMASVAMENKLPAKYGGKYTVTLIPGDGIGTEVTDSVKEVFETLNVPVEWEEYNVSGETTGNAGLFQEAMDSLKRNKVGLKGILFTPMGVAGHNSWNVAMRQSLDIYSSVVVCKSLPGLPTRHENVDFAIIRENTEGEYSGLEHQSYPGVVESLKVTTKAKAERIARFAFDFAIKNNRKKVTCVHKANIMKLGDGLFLNTCKAVAENEYGHTGIEFDQMIVDNASMQLVAKPQQFDVVVLPNLYGSIISNIGAALVGGPGVVPGCNFGREYALFEPGCRHVGKDIAGKNRANPTAFLLSATMLLRHLGLEDQANTIASSVYNVIKGGYHRTYDVGGTSSTTDFTKAVINKALAA; the protein is encoded by the exons ATGATCACCCCATCCATTCGTGCATCCGCCTCTGGCGCTCtccgcaccgccgccgccgctgcccaG CGTGCCCCTGTCGCCCGGGGAATGGCGTCGGTCGCGATGGAGAACAAG CTTCCTGCAAAGTACGGCG GCAAGTACACTgtcaccctcatccctGGTGACGGTATCGGTACCGAGGTCACCGACTCTGTCAAGGAGGTGTTTGAGACGCTCAACGTCCCTgtcgagtgggaggagtaCAACGTTTCGGGTGAGACGACTGGCAACGCCGGCCTGTTCCAGGAGGCCATGGACAGCTTGAAGCGCAACAAGGTCGGTCTCAAGGGTATCCTCTTCACGCCCATGGGTGTTGCTGGCCACAACTCGTGGAACGTCGCTATGCGCCAGTCGCTCGACATCTACTCGTCGGTCGTCGTTTGCAAGTCGCTCCCCGGTCTCCCGACCCGCCACGAGAACGTCGACTTTGCCATCATCCGTGAGAACACTGAGGGCGAGTACTCTGGTCTCGAGCACCAGTCGTACCCCGGTGTCGTCGAGTCGCTCAAGGTGACgaccaaggccaaggccgagcgcatTGCCCGCTTCGCCTTTGACTTTGCCATCAAGAACAACCGCAAGAAGGTTACCTGCGTCCACAAGGCCAACATTATGAAGCTCGGTGACGGTCTCTTCCTCAACACGTGCAAGGCGGTTGCCGAGAACGAGTACGGCCACACCGGCATTGAGTTTGACCAGATGATTGTCGACAACGCATCGATGCAGCTTGTCGCCAAGCCCCAGCAGtttgacgtcgtcgtcctccccaACCTTTACGGCTCTATCATCTCCAACATCGGCGCCGCCCTTGTCGGTGGCCCTGGTGTCGTCCCCGGCTGCAACTTTGGCCGCGAGTACGCTCTCTTCGAGCCTGGATGCCGTCACGTCGGCAAGGACATTGCTGGCAAGAACCGTGCCAACCCcaccgccttcctcctctccgccacCATGCTCCTCCgtcacctcggcctcgaggaccaGGCAAACAccatcgcctcgtcggTCTACAACGTCATCAAGGGCGGCTACCACCGCACCtacgacgtcggcggcacctcgtcgacgaccgACTTCACCAAGGCGGTCATCAACAAGGCTCTTGCGGCTTag
- the ABP140 gene encoding uncharacterized protein (Methyltransferase domain) yields the protein MSDPVPAAVAVAPQTATPTPTLSTTSSPHDTPGCTTPIPPSAEAGPSTLRVSVIDKWLKPNGPPKGVSFGARKLQEQDDVWSNNAWDHAELPDDFEERAAEIMEAHAASPVPDNKVTEYNARPAKYWDKFYSHHADQFFKNRRWLPLEFPELVLCCEPDAGPKVVLEVGCGAGNTVFPLLMHNENPDLRIFATDYSKTAVKVVQSSEMYPRAEHGLGQLSASVWDISSRPSDEAAAQGMTYSLPEGVEAGSVDVLTVVYVLSALHPDEWAQAVHNLYSCLKPGGLLLVRDYGRHDLAQLRIKKERLLDVPNFYIRGDGTRVYFFEKDQLGDMLTAPPRGAETGNMFQINQLAEDRRLLVNRKEQKKMYRIWLQAKATKL from the exons ATGTCTGACCCCGTTCCCGCCGCCGTAGCCGTGGCCCCTCAGACTGCCACGCCCACCCCAACCCTGtccaccacctcgtcgccgcacGACACGCCGGGATGCACGACCCCAATCCCAccgagcgccgaggccggTCCGTCGACGCTGCGCGTAAGCGTCATCGATAAGTGGCTCAAACCAAACGGGCCGCCCAAGGGCGTGTCCTTTGGCGCCCGCAAGTTGCAGGAACAGGACGACGTGTGGAGCAACAATGCCTG GGAccacgccgagctgccggacgactttgaggaACGAGCTGCTGAGATTATGGAGGCGCATGCTGCGTCACCCGTTCCCGATAATAAGGTGACAGAGTACAATGCCCGTCCGGCAAAGTACTGGGACAAGTTTTACAGCCACCACGCGGACCAGTTCTTCAAGAACCGGCGCTGGCTGCCGCTCGAGTTCCCGGAACTCGTGTTGTGCTGCGAGCCCGATGCCGGACCCAAGGtggtcctcgaggtcggctgCGGGGCCGGCAACACCGTCTTCCCGCTGCTGATGCACAACGAGAATCCGGATCTACGCATCTTCGCAACAGACTACTCGAAGACGGCCGTAAAGGTCGTCCAGTCGAGCGAAATGTATCCGCGCGCAGAGCATGGACTGGGTCAActctcggcgtcggttTGGGATATCTCGAGCCGGCcgagcgacgaggccgcAGCGCAGGGCATGACATACAGCCTCCCAGAGGGTGTTGAGGCTGGATCGGTTGACGTCCTCACCGTCGTCTATGTCCTCAGCGCACTGCATCCTGACGAGTGGGCGCAGGCGGTTCACAACCTCTACTCGTGCCTCAAGCCGGGTGGTCTACTGCTCGTCCGCGACTATGGGCggcacgacctcgcccagctTCGGATCAAGAAAGAGCGTCTGCTCGACGTGCCCAACTTTTATATCCGCGGCGACGGGACCCGTGTTTACTTTTTCGAGAAGGACCAGCTTGGCGACATGCTCACGGCACCACCACGGGGTGCTGAGACGGGAAACATGTTCCAGATCAACCAGCTGGCAGAGGACCGGCGTTTG ctcgtcaaccgCAAGGAGCAGAAGAAGATGTACCGCATCTGGCTACAGGCCAAAGCAACCAAGCTGTAA
- the PDR16 gene encoding uncharacterized protein (CRAL/TRIO domain), translating into MPFPIWLLDPYLFTQVSPSPPDPKSKALSSEPSKIAFLPPLNDKQGAQLGAIIKHFSAEGYSLPIAEGKTERAPLSVREMMWLSRDQMLKYLTVTGNAKEAIARMERTVVWRRSTGIDDMDTHMEGVEEECRTGKAIVQGFGPSGMPVLYLFPNRNHLPPDQRKAIHLIWMLERAIDLMAGGVTKVVAIFVFNEKRTGAPTSLAIGRETIHYLMQHYPEIAGTTVLYRMSWAARAFFGIMWPFIDSEVRARFRIVNRSGRISEKDVQRHALVRECGGDLEWFHEHESYWPALITVCRKRRAEYERRFVELGPAVGIEERKFRFVNLEEQHLYNMPDMNGSVVRTAADIYNIPDAHRTKSSMESGAPSAVVEPGRSG; encoded by the exons ATGCCGTTCCCCATATGGCTGCTCGACCCGTACCTGTTCACGCAGGTGTCGCCTTCGCCGCCGGATCCCAAGTCCAAGGCGCTGAGTTCGGAGCCGTCCAAGATTGCGTTCTTGCCACCACTCAACGACAAGCAGGgcgcccagctcggcgcgatCATCAAGCACTTTAGCGCGGAAGGATATTCCCTCCccatcgccgagggcaaaacggagcgcgcgccgctcaGCGTGCGCGAGATGATGTGGCTC AGTAGAGACCAGATGCTCAA GTACCTGACTG TGACGGGGaacgccaaggaggcgaTCGCGCGAATGGAGCGTACAGTCGTGTGGCGCCGCAGCACTGGTatcgacgacatggacaCACACATGGAAggggtcgaggaagagtgTCGCACTGGCAAGGCAATTGTACAGGGCTTTGGACCGTCGGGCATGCCCGTCCTTTACCTCTTCCCCAACCGTaaccaccttcccccagACCAACGCAAGGCGATCCACCTT ATCTGGatgctcgagcgcgcgatCGACTTGATGGCGGGCGGCGTAAC CAAAGTCGTCGCAATCTTCGTGTTCAACGAGAAACGCACTGGCGCACCGACATCCCTCGCTATTGGCAGGGAGACGATCCACTATCTCATGCAGCACTACCCCGAGATTGCAGGTACAACCGTGCTCTACCGCATGTCGTgggccgcgcgcgcttTCTTTGGCATCATGTGGCCCTTCATCGACTCGGAAGTCAGGGCCAGGTTCCGCATCGTCAACCGCTCTGGCCGCATCAGCGAAAAGGATGTGCAGCGGCACGCGCTGGTGCGCGAGTGTGGTGGTGACCTCGAG TGGTTCCACGAACACGAGTCGTACTGGCCCGCACTCATCACGGTGTGCAGGAAACGGCGGGCAGAGTACGAGCGTCGGTTCGTGGAGCTCGGCCCAGCCGTCGGGATCGAAGAGCGCAAGTTCAGGTTTGTCAATCTGGAAGAGCAGCACCTGTACAACATGCCGGACATGAATGGGTCGGTTGTGCGCACGGCCGCGGACATCTACAACATTCCAGACGCGCACAGGACCAAGTCGTCGATGGAAAGCGGGGCACCGAGCGCCGTTGTCGAGCCGGGAAGAAGTGGATGA
- the PEP7 gene encoding uncharacterized protein (Rabenosyn Rab binding domain) produces MAQPGGANPPRRAFGNQPRPSSTATPPANARRLGPPAPANARRLVRESAPPTPLPLSDSSPDARTLSPSPTAAAFQRANSFDGRSSHTRASSFPFPLSTSPAPSAASTSSRRARGTPYKIGFQPSGVRRDRSIDFVAARKANASERDKEEGRLNRRWAKLVDLHFNPSTQTSPMARSGSSSFSLSSIVNARPQVNMDDVVDSLKPRQVWKGLKAAAGPGPEEARKRAEEQRIVKWEPDSEVRKCRICAAAFSLSTRKHHCRLCGRIVCSLAPTPPALLAVQMQLFADGGELPPGTRRHKCSLLLVADWRTGRGEEVDEGFVGWMSLDQEKEPVAIRPSRHHRHRSGSILSDTSSTTTNDEPQRTIPLPQQPQEVQVKGVRVCRECWATVSRKQKIVDRTSITPFARLYAALRSLQAEVTGLLPSFEAGVADLQRASEDTDPSTTLLNTHKNLLALLGQYDTLAKRVSAAPCEPGGSQAAVQRALARSAAEFLARAAVTAQELPRLQRRAAAAKARTMVVVEQRLPDVLRAEGIAEDAAEDVARALQPLLEQQAQLESFIAEANAQRKYDDSRSLAVALGEIENEIARLTASALDA; encoded by the exons ATGGCTCAGCCAGGCGGAGCCAACCCGCCCAGACGCGCGTTTGGCAACCAACCCCGGCCAAGCAGTACTGCAA CTCCGCCAGCAAATGCGCGGCGACTCGGCCCGCCTGCACCAGCGAACGCACGTCGCCTAGTCCGCGAATCtgctcctcccaccccactTCCTCTGAGCGACTCGAGTCCAGATGCCCGCACCCTCTCGCCGTCACCTACGGCCGCGGCGTTCCAGCGCGCCAACTCGTTCGACGGGCGATCCAGCCATACCCGAGCCAGTAGCTTTCCCTTTCCCCTATCAACCTCAcccgcgccctcggccgcaAGTACAAGTAGCCGGCGGGCGCGCGGCACACCGTACAAGATTGGGTTCCAGCCGAGCGGAGTCCGGCGGGACCGGAGTATCGATTTCGTAGCTGCGCGCAAGGCCAATGCCTCGGAgcgcgacaaggaggaagggaggcTGAATCGACGATGGGCCAAG CTCGTGGACTTGCATTTCAACCCCTCGACCCAGACTTCGCCGATGGCACGATCGGGAAGCAGCTCGTTCTCGTTGAGCTCGATCGTCAATGCGCGTCCACAGGTTAACATGGACGATGTGGTTGACAGCCTCAAGCCTCGGCAAGTGTGGAAGGGACTCAAGGCTGCCGCAGGGCCGGGACCagaggaggcgcgcaaaCGCGCAGAAGAACAGCGCATCGTCAAGTGGGAACCAGATAGCGAAGTGCGCAAGTGCCGTATCTGTGCGGCGGCATTCAGCCTCAGCACACGCAAACACCACTGTCGACTGTGTGGGCGCATTGTGTGCTCCCTCGCCCCCACTCCGCCAGCGCTCTTGGCTGTACAGATGCAGCTGTTCGCtgatggcggcgagctgccACCTGGAACGAGGCGGCACAAGTgctctctccttctcgtGGCAGACTGGCGCACAGgtcgcggcgaggaggtcgacgaagGATTCGTCGGCTGGATGAGTCTCGACCAGGAGAAGGAACCAGTCGCCATTCGGCCCTCACggcaccaccgccaccgctcgGGCAGCATACTGAGCGACACATCCTCCACGACAACCAACGACGAACCACAACGCACCATCCCCCTCCCGCAGCAGCCGCAGGAGGTGCAAGTCAAGGGTGTGCGCGTGTGTCGCGAATGCTGGGCGACTGTCTC GCGCAAGCAGAAGATTGTGGACCGGACAAGCATCACCCCTTTTGCGCGACTGTACGCCGCCCTCCGCTCTCTgcaggccgaggtcacaggcctcctcccctcaTTCGAGGCGGGCGTGGCGGACCTCCAGCGCGCCTCGGAGGATACGGACCCATCCACCACCCTCCTGAACACGCACAAgaacctcctcgccctgctGGGACAGTACGACACCCTCGCAAAGCGCGTGAGCGCGGCTCCATGCGAACCGGGGGGCTCGCAGGCGGCAGTCCAGCGGGCGCTGGCACGCAGCGCGGCCGAGTTCCtcgcgcgtgcggcggTGACTGCGCAAGAACTCCCACGGCTacagcggcgcgcggcggccgcaaAGGCGCGAACCATGGTCGTCGTGGAGCAGCGCTTGCCCGACGTATTGCGGGCTGAGGGGAttgccgaggacgcggccgaggatgtTGCGCGCGCTCTGCAACCGTTGCTCGAACAGCAGGCACAGCTTGA ATCGTTTATTGCGGAAGCGAATGCGCAGCGCAAGTATGACGATTCCCGGTCGCTCGCGGTAGCGCTgggcgagatcgagaacGAGATTGCGCGGTTGACCGCTAGCGCACTCGACGCATAG